The segment GTAGGGTTTAAATTCGAGTTCCGTTCAAACTTATACTCATCTGGTGTTGCTTGATATATTTGTATTAAATCCGACATAGAAGTATGTTTTACAACTTAGATTAATGGAACAGGTGAACAATGCTGGAGTGATTACTAATAACATTGACGAGGAATTCTTTTCGAATTTTAACCTTCTAACTGAGGTAACTTATGTTTGGTTATATAAACCATGCTTTTGTTCATCttatttttttttggaacgacAAATCTAATCTACTAGTATTTACTTCTAATTTCACCTATGTCCTAGACGGGACTTGAACCTTCGTCATAAAAAAGGATGGCAACACCTGATACTGTTGTGTTAGTAGCCCTTTGGTGTTACCATCTTATTGATCATATGAAAAGTTAAAAGTCAAAAGACTTCTTAAGTTTCACATTTTTATCATCTAATATCTAATTGCATGTTTGTATTACCAAGATAGGCGGTGAAAAACTTTATTATATTGGTTTCATGATCATTTACCGGACAATCACTCTAAAAATATGTAAATGATTTCGCCTATCTTTAACTATGATATAGAAAATTGGTGAAAAGGCTTATAAAAAGGCTTATGAAAAGGGTACGCAGTACTCCAAGAAAGTTGTGCCACAAACATATGAAGGAGCGCGAAAGTGCTTGGAAACCAATTATTATGGAGCTAAACATGTCACTCAAGCCTTGCTACCGCTTCTTCTTAAATCTACCTTTCCAAAAATAGTCAACATCTCATCCAAACTAGCGCAACTACAAGTAAACTAATTACCCTTTCCTCTCAAGTTACTTTTTAAAGCATTATATTTTATgtataagaaaaattaaatatcctcctactttttcTTTCTATCAATCTTCATTGGCATATAAATTAATCACATATGGAATCCACTAATCTCTCTTTTAATCTTCTTTTTTGATTTTAACACTTGCCATGATCTAGTGAGTAGCGAGATAGGTAGGAACAAAAGGTAGGGGGTGTTTGATTTCTTTATGCATAAAGTAAAAGGAAAAGATATGTTGATGGTTATAACTTTTTGGTAGTTTTgttatccttttttttttcttatagtaTGTTCAAGACGAAGGTGCAAAGAAGATTCTGAGTGATGTTGATGGACTCACAGAGGAGGTGGTAGATGGGGTTATGAGTGAGTATTTAAAGGATGCTAAAGATCAGGAATCGATGGAAAAGAAAGGGTGGTCTAATATTGTTTCAAGCTATGTCATCTCCAAAGCAGCTCTTAATGCCTACACCAGGATATTAGCTAAGAAATATCCATTTCTATCTGCGAATGCAATTACTCCTGGTTACCTTGCGACAGACTTCACTAGTTCTAAAGGAATTTTCACGGTTGAAGAAGGTGCTAGAGGGCCTGTGAGACTAGCTTTGATCCCTGGTGGAGGCCCTTCGGGTCAATACTTTTTTCAAATGGAAAAATCAACATTTTAATATGAAGAATAAGTATGATCCTAAAATCTATATGTACTTGAAAGCTTAGATGCATGACTGCTAAATAGTTCAAATAAAACGGAAAAAATAAGTCGGtagtattttatttataaaaaaagctATGTATTACATTGTTGTTCTATTATTTTGGGTGAAAAAAGATGAATATtaaaatgttctttatgttttggTAAGTTTGTATTCCATTCTTGTTAAACAGGAGGTTTCATTGATTGTGGAAAAAATGTTGCTAGATCCCTGGGGTACGAGGATTTGTGTTCTAAACTCAATACATCTCCATGTTTTTCAGGCCTGTCTTCGCCGGCATGGGAGACTCCGACAACTAACTTttactaaaattaattccaaGAACACAACGATCATGAGTTATTTAAATGTGAAACGACCATTTCACATGCCCATCTCATAGGGGCATAACACAACCATTAAAACTAGGGGGCCGGAACAAAAacttcaatacaaaaacatacaaacaaattcaatttgttcaagcttcaaacaactaattattttgattttacagaaaactgtttttaaatatattttaatttaacgaaaatacaaaattaattaaaaataaataaatagaaattAACAAATAAtgtaaacatataaaaacaaagTTAGATTTAGTTTCTTTATACATTTTGGTAAGATTTATGTACGAGTCATTTGTACAACAAATTAGCAATTCATAAATTGACAAACAGTAAAAAAGCAATAAAGCATTGTTGCATGCTTTTACTATTTTAACAATGCTCTAGTTTTTCAAATTCTATTTACCCATTTCACATTCTACTAGAAAGAGAAAGTTAAAGAGATTAGTAGAAAGAGAAAGTTAAAGAGATTAGCGAGAAAGAGAGACATACAACCACAAATCCGGTGATGAgaagatgttggagaaaagaggcaACGAACAAACAAAGTCAGCACAAGTCCGTCGGAGAGGAAGCATCGACTGTTGAGGACGTTGATCAGAGTCGCAATTGGAAAAAGGCGGAGAGAAGAGATAGAGACCGCAGAAAGATCATGAAGGTAAAGAGGGGAGAGTGAGTGATGAGAACTCCAGAGAAGGTGAACAGTTTTTTTTCCTTCTCGCAGCAGAATTTTTAGTTTAGGGTTTATAGTTTCTCAACTTTTAATAAAACACTCCCTCACAGGACACATGTCAATTTTTTACACCTCTTCTTTGCCACGTTTCATGTTGTGGTTCATTCTTGATTTGCTTTCCCGCTAATTCTTAATATCTGTTTCATAAATGGTATCCAAAAAAATCAGCAAACAATCCTCTATTTTCTCTCCCAAAAAATCAGGCAATATATTCCAATTTCCATTAATCCTTTATACCTAAATAAAGCGAGAAATTAGCGACCTAAATCAACATCCAAACCCAAATCCCCTAAATATCGGCACATCCATCTTCGAATCTTATCGTCTCCTGACTCTCCTCCATCATTGCATCAATCTCTCAGTATTTCCTATGTATCTCAATACATCTAGGATTTTTATTAGCCCAAAAGGTGTTGAAATTGAAATGATTTTGGCAGAGTCTTGCATAAACAATAATGCCTTCCTTTGCCTTCTTCTCCTGACCCAATCTCTGCCTCTCACTCCCGAAGGAAAAGATTTGTAGAGACACCAATGTATTCCATGTCTTTTTTTTTCTCCACCCTgatttctttattttctttttaattattacATGTGTGTTTGTTCAGTTATGTAGCTTCAAGAATCGACGGTTCACTGTATGATCTCTGTTTTGAGTTTGATTAATGGTTGGTCTGATGGTATTTGTTTGAAGGTATTTTTGTAgctattttttaaaaaatgtatTACATTTTTTTAGGTTCTACATATTCTATCACCATGAATCATGCCGATAACCTCTTTTCAGGagtttttttctataatttttttttgtctcgGATTGTTAGAGAACATTGAGCCCACAAGTAAAAGAAAATGAGAAGAGGAAAAAAATTGAGTTCAATGTAGTGGCAGCATGATTCAGTTTGTTATTTAATtgcaaaattaaatataaagaacTTGACAATGCCAAGACAATGTTGGAACCTTAAGGAAAGCAAGCACTAATTAGGTAATTTATATTTAGTCCCACACTCCCACATCTAAACATCTCCAAAAGATAATTATTAGTTTCTTTGAAGATTTTTAGAATTAAAATCAATTTGTATCAATCTTTAAATGTGGGATGAAATTGACAGTGGTTTGCTTTGTTTAAGACTTTAAAGTAAAAGTGGAATGTAAACCAAGTCACTTTTCAGGATAAGTTTGTAAAAGAGAATTAGAATCAGTCGTATATTTATGTACAAATAAATTCATGTCTCTATTAAGTCTATTGACTCTTGCAACTGagaattgacatttgatgaaaacTGTTTTACAGAGACATAGATATATACCCTTTGTTTCTTTCTGGTTCTATTGGTTCATTTACTTATGGTTTATTCTGCATTCTTTCCTTTCCATTTTCAAATCTGTTTCATTATAGGATAAAGTGGAATCAGTAATTTAAATTTTCTTTTGCATTTCAAGCAATTAgatgttgtaacgcccgtagatcagggctagtcaatttagagacgataagcgtcaaaaaaatgactttttgatagaagattatttagaatgaataatcttaactaagttgtagtatatgttacaaggattccgtacatataaagaacaccgaaatccgagttataacaaaaaagttatgacccgtcgaagtttcgcgacagaacaggcacgacacagcgcgacgtaaaaagtgaatttacgttagaacgATAATTAGCCTTAGTGacctaaaagaaagtcgtagaatatgttaaactatgAGTGTGCACGAaaaaaacgtccaaatctgacttcgtttgaggaagttatgatttttctaagtttcgacttagcggtatgcagcccgaatactcgatttgagattgagcggtttttagccgaaacaatctaaatgagaatcgaagatgtcGTCATtattagtgcaacggtaaaaagacagacgaaaacggacgtcggatgaagaagttatgattttataacgaagttttcctgtacccggcctactaaaaatagtataataaaaataaattcaaaattagccgacggtgtttaaatgaaagttgtagagcataatcttgatgggttttgagcattctaacacttcctaagtgtacatgcaaccctaataaccttggatctatgtttgtctaattatcatgcaaagttgaattccaaggttatattcctatctagcatacatggggaacaattttaacttgaatcatagatagaataacttaccttgttgttgcttgtgttccttgaaaccttgtgagcctagcaccccaagtgtgatgcctcaaatgcttcacacaacaccaaatgctcttggaaagactcttgagataacacacacttctcaaaatcggccaagccccctagttccttagtagtgccgatttttggtggagaatatgcttcttatatagtgttgacacatctagggttacaccatgtaaaccctaatgtgtcatgactcttcatttccatgacccatgggtttgtaactcccatggagcatccatggagcatcctatgggtagaacccaacttgataatccatggagcctcttagcccactatacaagatatggatgatttacataatcaacccatatatttaattagttatcctttgatcacttaattaattccaaattaattctttgatcaactaattaaataatattattaatatattagaacttataatatattaataatctctaagtgttatttctctcatttagtctatccaattgcatggtgccatgcaacccaaatggaccatgccgggtcgggtcaagtacaagcccgaaatagttatggacttagacaccttatccaacagtctcccacttggataagtctaataactatatctctagtacttcaggaaccgaccggcaatcgtagctctttcaaggtttctcggaactgagaagatgatagtacgccatttaagataagtgatcatataatcctccgttctagatatcagccggacaaatacatggaacaatgtcttacttattgtccagcagtttgtttcccgatttccgatttgtttgacatagaacttaattgaacacatcaacttagttctgaccgggcccggtacatgggtcaaaacaaaatcatcgaggggcccagatatcagcttctaatccaagaaggaacagataaacttcgactcatatgtttgttctaccacttattgaattacacacaaaagtatgttttataacatcgagttaccaatgcggtttcgtacagtcaatgcataaccaactcgtaagtaacaaatcatatctctaggtttgaagacttatatgatattaccgtctcacgatcactcgagatagaattccatgaagtgattccagtgagcgtgggttgagtccaatactcagaacttatgagtactcatgattgttgtagccttgtccaacaccttagacctctacaacccatcatgacagtcttgattcatacctacttccgacatatgaccgactgtggaggtttgaataatatgttataccaaacaaaattattctggaagtcaaaacatgcaaaagaaatatagtaaacgatcgacaagagatagcaacactttactcataaataaaactccttttattcatcatctaatgtcaattacactttacaaatttctgggttatctaactactaaatctaatatcatccttcagccctatgctccgagcatgctgaagatgcttaacccgagtcagtcccttcgtgaggggatctgctgggttctcatccgatgataccctctttgccacgaggagtccttcttcgatccgatgtctgatgaaatggtattttctgtcgatgtgtctggatctaccatgatcccttggttccttggctaaggcaacagcactttcactatcacagaaaatttccattggctctttaatagctggtacaactccaaggtctccaatgaagttcttcagccatatcgcttcctttgctgcttcactagctgcaatatactctgattcacaagtagaatctgccactgtctcttgcttggaactcttccaagaaattgctcctccgtttagggtaaagacccagcccgactgagagcggaaattatccctatcagtctggaagctagcatcactataccctacaactctcaagtcatcactcccaccgagggtaagaacccagtccttagtcctccgtaggtacttgaggatattctttaccgcagtccagtgtgccttgccagggttcgcctgatacctgctaaccatgctcagggcaaaggctacatcgggtcgagtacacgtcatagcatacatgatcgatcctacagccgaagcataaggtgttcgactcatttctgctatctcagcctcagtgctagggctttgtgtcttactcaatctggtgttactctggatgggtaactctcctttcttggaatcctgcatgctgaatctcttcagcactttatccaagtaggtactctgactaagtccaattagtcttttactccgatctctcaagatccttatccctagaatataggcagcttcaccaaggtccttcatagcgaaacacttcccaagccaggactttacttcctgcagagttggaatgtcgtttcctatgagtagtatgtcatccacatacaataccaaaaagctaactatactcccactagccttgacatacacacaagattcatcttcactcctagaaaagccaaattccttgaccttttcatcaaagcaaagattccatctgcgaggtgcttgcttcaatccataactggatttctcaagcttacacactctattagggtactcgttgctgacaaaaccctctggctgactcatgtaaacatcttcagccaactttccattaaggaaagcggttttgacatccatctgccatatttcatagtcatgaaatgcagctatggctaacagaacccgaatagacttaatcttggctaccggagaaaaggtctcatcataatccactccaggaatttgagagaagccctttgcaaccagtctagccttataagtgtgtactttaccatccatgtcagtcttcttcttgaagacccatttgcaccctactgtcttacgacctggtacattttcaaccaagttccaaacttgattgtcatacatggattgtatctcgctatccatagcctctttccatttagcagactcggggcctgccatggcttcctcgtagctgttagggtcatcttgacttactagtgtttcatcactaataagtgtctcaccttctgcagtaatatggaatccatagtaatgctcaggtgcactcctaactctcgtggaacgtctcagaggtacagatttgtcaattggctcaacaggagtttcctcctcaagttgagggctagagtttgaagttccttcaccgcttgattcttgaatttcttcaagatcaatttgcctcccactgtctccttggcttataaactttctttctcgaaagactcctcttcttgctacaaagaccacattgtcactaggtctgtagaagaggtaaccaaaggatcgctgtgggtaaccgatgaaaatacacctctcgcttcgaggttcgagcttatcatgagtctcgcgtctcacgaaagcctcgcaaccccaaatcttgatgtggtctagtttaggtactttaccagtccacatctcgtgaggagttttggcaactttctttgtagggactagattaagaatatgggcggcagtctctaaggcatacccccagaatgagattggtagcgtagctcgactcatcatggaacgaaccatatccaacaaggttcggttacgcctctcagccacaccattcaactgtggtgtcctgggaggtgtcaattgtgagactatcccacattcccttagatagtcgaggaactctgaactaagatactcaccaccacgatcggatcgaagcatcttaatgttcctgcccaactgattctcgacttcctgtttaaattccttaaacctctcgaaagtctctgacttatgcttgatcaagtagacatatccatatctactataatcatcagtaaaagtcaaataataacgattagcatcccttgtggcatgtttgaatggtccacacacatccgtgtgtataaggtccaacaaaccttcacccctctcacatgaacctgtgaagggtgactttgtcatttttccaagtaagcatgattcgcaactatcatctgactttaggtcaaacgactccaagactccatctttttggagttggcctatgcgtttcttgcttatatgtccaagacgacaatgccataaagatgctttatccaagttattattagtagaatcaatacacaaaacattatttcccaagttatctacaacagatacagcttcatacacaccatcacaaggtaatgctttaaaataaaagacattattatagaaaacatctatagaaccaacttcattattaaatgaaaaggtaaacccttgtttgtacaaagcatgaaaggaaataatatttcttgccattcctggcgaataacaacacttattcaaatctaaactaaacccactacttagcgataaagtataaactccaatcttggtaacaggtatagctttcctattccccatgatcaagtttattcttccttgctccacatcctcacttcttcttagtccctgcaagtcacaacaaatgtgaataccacacccggtatcaaggacccaagaattagaatggggtgagttattagaaatgatagtgtaaatacctgcatggttgggtttaactttcccatccttcacatcttgctggtattttgggcagttccgcttccaatgagttttttcatggcaatagaagcattcagcctcttttgggtcagaagaaggagtaacgaaacctttcttggttccacttgaagaagagccatcaagggtccgaaccttggtacccttagaagagctctttctcttcctccctcgattcttcccgattgccaaaaccggagtagagttttgagtaggagtgatagcaaccgacttccccttaagacctgtttctgcggtcttgagaagtccctgaagtttgagtaggagtgatagcaaccgacttccccttaccatcatagcacgatggtaaggaatgcaaaataatatctattgcaagatcctccgggaagttcacattaagcttcagcaaacgatccacatacctttgcattttctgcatgtggctcgtgacggattccccgtccttcatcatggttgttatcatggagcagatgatttcatacctctcttgtcttgcactttgatggtatctttccatcaaatcttggtgcatgtcataagggtagaaatcctcataagacttttggagttccgctgtcatcgtggccgtcatgatgcaagccactttcgtagcatccctttcatgtgcccgaaattcagcgatctcctgaggagttgcagtggactcatcaatctccttaagctccttgtcaaggacatattctttgtcctcgtagcgggtaatcatcctgatgtttctgatccactcattgaagttggatccatcaaaggtgactttcccacacaagttcataagggtaaaggagccattaggattagagccagaagcattgttgaaagacatctgaaggaaggaggacaagattagtttagatataagagagtccttaataaaacacccaaatgtaatattaaggctaggatccaatcacaatataatataacttagaagaggtatgccgtaatctaagctatatcatatttgaaaggtaggtgaatgacgattcaccaatttccaccacgaaaaccgcaatattttagttttaggtttttgaatggttcttagaaattcctagattctttgagattcaatgaacttttcaaaggcatgtttcaatctcgagtgtgccctccaagttttgtgactgggataccgaggatcacaaaacgaggtgtgaagtaaccatgcaaatcacttggtacccttaaagtttatcactcaatcgatgtgccggttaaccacacacgctccatcgatactataataaaccctaagtcaccctttacctaccttgttaagtccaagttagtgtgccggttaaccacacacgctccaccaacgacttaatcaaagtgtaaagtgtaatttcatggaatagcaccttattcacatttttcctaaagtaactaagattgggaatttaataaaacatttagttactttataatattcatcatactttgaatgagaattaataagtccttgtcttacccgttcggctaacgaccctccaccgatcaagcaagcggtgggtgagagtggacacccattaagtcaccattttataggcaacaaccttatacccaccttatagaccggcttcgtgaatgaggcgtactagcggtaagacgactttgttcttatacatatatatatataattattaaatcataataatataagtataagggttgaattttaacttttaaaattctaggggttggaactaaagttttaacttaactttacttgttccaaaacttgagggcaagttttgtaaactttcaaaacttttcatttcttgtaacttatgagtttaatagagtaataaaatgaagactcttcatttttctaactcttatgttcttttaatggtttttaatccaagagacttttggttttccataacttgaggacaagttatggactccattaaaacacattatgatcaagaattaaattaccacataggttacaaataattcctatgatcatctaaacatcataagaacaagaatatgaatatgaacactttcaagaatcaaaatcacataaaactttgtaattttgataactagttgttgtaaatgaattagcaaaaacattactccatctaaaacaagttttcaagtaccaaaacattttagggtaatgattctaatccatttccagcaacacaagtcgaaattctgcactctgtcgaccctactcgccgagtgcataaacctactcgccgagtaggttgaagatacacatgaactcgtcgagtcctccccatggactcgccgagtccatcagtcagacagcaagattttcgactttcttcaacttttaagcacaaataacaaacaaacaagcctaggctctgataccactgatgggttttgagcattctaacacttcctaagtgtacatgcaaccctaataaccttggatctatgtttgtctaattatcatgcaaagttgaattccaaggttatattcctatctagcatacatggggaacaattttaacttgaatcatagatagaataacttaccttgttgttgcttgtgttccttgaaaccttgtgagcctagcaccccaagtgtgatgcctcaaatgcttcacacaacaccaaatgctcttggaaagactcttgagataacacacacttctcaaaatcggccaagccccctagttccttagtagtgccgatttttggtgg is part of the Lactuca sativa cultivar Salinas chromosome 7, Lsat_Salinas_v11, whole genome shotgun sequence genome and harbors:
- the LOC111881679 gene encoding salutaridine reductase; translated protein: MFKCLLQWFRIAVVTGGNKGLGLEICKQLAKDVMVVLTARDEKRGADVVAELHSCGLSDVVFHQLDVTFPASIASLANFVDTRFGKLNILVNNAGVITNNIDEEFFSNFNLLTEAYKKAYEKGTQYSKKVVPQTYEGARKCLETNYYGAKHVTQALLPLLLKSTFPKIVNISSKLAQLQYVQDEGAKKILSDVDGLTEEVVDGVMSEYLKDAKDQESMEKKGWSNIVSSYVISKAALNAYTRILAKKYPFLSANAITPGYLATDFTSSKGIFTVEEGARGPVRLALIPGGGPSGQYFFQMEKSTF